The Ahaetulla prasina isolate Xishuangbanna chromosome 14, ASM2864084v1, whole genome shotgun sequence genome includes a region encoding these proteins:
- the LOC131184962 gene encoding polycystin-1-like, with protein sequence MLLFPQFRHKVRFEGMEPLPSRSSSQDSRSLQGATPSAASESSRASTSSSQLDGLSLTTSTCDSMELDVEIQQLLSLLQTLLTQFDRVNGAAEEVYSLECRLESNQNRRAGRRGRLRAERPASLSHPIRTAPACLSSEPGPSSRPVLLSRPLSSPAAFRVIHSGPGTLLTPQKTLVAAAKKKRPLRANNRVHPTGK encoded by the coding sequence ATGCTTCTCTTCCCGCAGTTCCGCCACAAGGTCCGCTTCGAAGGGATGGAGCCGCTGCCCTCCCGCTCCTCCAGCCAGGACTCCCGGTCATTGCAGGGAGCCACCCCTAGCGCTGCCTCCGAGAGCTCCCGGGCCTCCACTTCCTCCAGCCAGCTGGATGGGCTCAGCCTCACCACCAGCACCTGCGACAGCATGGAGCTCGATGTGGAGATCCAGCAGCTCCTCTCCCTCCTGCAGACACTTCTCACCCAGTTCGACCGAGTGAACGGGGCAGCCGAGGAGGTGTACAGCTTGGAGTGCCGGTTGGAGAGCAACCAGAACCGACGGGCCGGGCGGAGGGGCAGGCTGAGGGCCGAGCGGCCGGCCAGCCTTTCCCACCCCATCCGCACCGCCCCTGCCTGCCTGTCTTCTGAGCCAGGCCCCAGCAGCCGGCCTGTCCTACTCTCCCGGCCCCTGAGCAGCCCTGCGGCCTTCCGGGTCATCCACAGCGGCCCAGGCACTCTGCTGACGCCACAGAAGACGCTGGTAGCAGCGGCCAAAAAGAAGAGGCCTCTGCGGGCCAACAACCGAGTCCACCCCACCGGCAAGTAA